In the [Clostridium] colinum genome, one interval contains:
- a CDS encoding YaiI/YqxD family protein — translation MKILIDADGCPVINICIDIALKNNIEVLIVYDTSHIFNFENEKITCIIADKGKDSSDFILLNKCEKNDIVVTQDYSLAAMCLTKNCFVINQNGYIFTNNNINELLLRKHIGKKLRKSGKKDFKIKKRTKECDYKFIENFTKLINNQC, via the coding sequence ATGAAAATATTAATAGATGCTGATGGTTGCCCCGTAATAAATATATGTATAGATATAGCATTAAAAAATAATATAGAAGTTTTAATTGTTTATGACACTTCTCATATTTTTAATTTTGAAAATGAAAAAATAACTTGTATAATTGCAGATAAAGGAAAAGATAGCTCCGATTTTATATTATTAAATAAATGTGAAAAAAACGATATTGTTGTAACACAAGATTATTCTCTTGCTGCTATGTGCTTAACTAAAAATTGTTTTGTCATTAATCAAAATGGTTATATTTTTACAAATAATAATATAAATGAACTTTTACTAAGAAAACATATTGGTAAAAAGCTAAGAAAATCTGGTAAAAAAGATTTTAAAATAAAAAAACGAACCAAAGAATGTGATTATAAATTTATAGAAAATTTTACAAAACTTATAAATAATCAATGTTAA